In the Wyeomyia smithii strain HCP4-BCI-WySm-NY-G18 chromosome 2, ASM2978416v1, whole genome shotgun sequence genome, one interval contains:
- the LOC129720960 gene encoding tektin-1 — protein sequence MSRNNLVDQNLVIMPPTRPKYTPRDWDLNNHTNSNFSLNQQTLAERIICESERLIDETKFTTELNKNESDFRLKERIDDIKFRLDELKKQKKDAHVEEEALKVYKRRTIDAINTLREIALPLTQKCIIMREMRQGVDLVLDDVDKELRKEMDVINGVIEILDRVMNESVEQLRRLRATIYLLDRDLSNKEKSIQIDEKNIELRHNQLGMHVYDGTVPLDPYNNTDPEWIAVTNSNIANTAKEINSAQTMRSYIDQLLKQAVEDIRQQVERTNASFAKRISEMRYTKIKLENIHKATVHQVNELTRNVTKLEKEIAEKEGYVALAQVRMANRAHRPGFELCKDNVYNSLKKEMASLRETIAKLDQMLVQTRATLRYLLNTQVMQEEEINLKTSSLKIDEADCMTLRESLNFQNF from the exons ATGTCTCGCAACAATCTGGTTGACCAAAATTTGGTTATAATGCCACCGACACGTCCCAAATACACACCACGTGATTGGGATCTGAATAATCACACCAATAGCAACTTTTCACTGAACCAGCAAACGTTGGCTGAACGGATTATCTG CGAAAGCGAACGGCTAATTGATGAAACCAAATTTACGACGGAGCTGAACAAAAACGAATCGGACTTCCGACTGAAGGAACGAATCGACGATATCAAGTTTCGACTCGATGAGCTGAAAAAGCAGAAGAAGGATGCTCACGTTGAGGAGGAAGCCCTGAAGGTTTACAAGCGGCGTACGATCGATGCCATCAATACACTGCGCGAAATTGCACTGCCACTGACCCAGAAGTGTATTATAATGCGAGAAATGCGCCAGGGTGTTGACTTGGTGCTGGATGATGTTGATAAAGAATTACGGAAGGAGATGGATGTCATAAACGGGGTGATAGAAATACTCGACAGGGTGATGAACGAGAGCGTTGAACAGCTTAGACGATTGCGAGCTACGATCTATTTACTGGATAGAGACCTGTCCAATAAGGAAAAATCTATTCAAATCGACGAAAAAAACATCGAACTACGTCACAACCAACTGGGAATGCACGTGTACGACGGAACGGTTCCCCTGGACCCATA CAACAACACCGATCCAGAGTGGATCGCGGTTACCAACTCCAACATCGCTAACACAGCCAAAGAGATCAACTCTGCCCAAACTATGCGATCCTACATTGACCAGCTGCTGAAGCAAGCGGTCGAAGATATCCGCCAGCAGGTGGAACGTACGAATGCGTCCTTCGCAAAGCGGATCTCCGAGATGCGCTATACAAAAATAAAGCTGGAGAACATTCACAAGGCAACGGTTCACCAGGTGAACGAACTGACGCGTAATGTTACCAAGCTGGAGAAGGAAATCGCCGAGAAGGAAGGCTACGTTGCGCTGGCCCAGGTGCGGATGGCGAATCGGGCGCACAGACCCGGCTTTGAGCTGTGCAAGGATAACGTCTACAATAGCTTGAAAAAGGAAATGGCCTCACTACGGGAGACCATTGCGAAACTCGATCAGATGCTGGTGCAGACCAGAGCAACACTCAGATATCTACTGAACACCCAGGTAATGCAGGAGGAGGAGATCAATCTGAAAACGTCGTCACTCAAAATAGACGAAGCGGATTGCATGACACTGAGGGAgagtttgaattttcaaaatttctaa